A genomic window from Daphnia magna isolate NIES linkage group LG9, ASM2063170v1.1, whole genome shotgun sequence includes:
- the LOC116930872 gene encoding DEAD-box helicase Dbp80: MATSSLDWGAAANEEEKEVTAKLTNINLRNKEEPPPWMVPSEEPSVTTPEEGLAGSVEDSEKISAAEKSLLQKVIRKGLVENHHDLEVQRKDPNSPLYSVKTFEALNLRPELLKGVHAMGFDAPSKIQETALPTLLVDPPQNMIAQSQSGTGKTAAFVLAMLSRTDVSKNYPHVVCLSPTFELAIQTGEVAKKMAKFCPHIKIRYAVRGEEISRGTQINDHILIGTPGKLLDWGTKLRCFDLTKVEVFVLDEADVMIATQGHQDQSIRIHKLLPKTCQMMLFSATYDEDVMKFAEMIIRNPVVLKLHREQQSLDNIKQHYVVCKSKEDKYRSISNIYGVLTIGQAMIFCHTRKTASWLAETMSREGHAVALLSGELEIEQRINIINRFREGKEKVLITTNVMARGIDVEQVTMVVNFDLPVDQSGRADCETYLHRIGRTGRFGKSGVAINLVDGPRSMQVLQYIENHFKRPILRLDAEDVDEIEKLNKDD, encoded by the exons ATGGCAACATCTTCTTTGGATTGGGGAGCTGCGGCAAacgaagaggaaaaagaagtgACAGCAAAG TTGACAAATATTAATCTGCGAAATAAAGAAGAGCCACCTCCATGGATGGTCCCGTCAGAAGAACCTTCTGTAACAACACCTGAGGAAGGCTTAGCAGGAAGTGTTGAGGACAGCGAGAAAATATCTGCTGCTGAAAAATCCCTTCTACAAAAAGTAATCAGGAAAGGCCTTGTTGAAAACCATCATGACCTTGAGGTTCAGCGTAAAGATCCCAATTCTCCTCTCTATTCGGTCAAAACATTTGAAGCATTAAACCt CCGACCTGAGCTTTTAAAAGGCGTCCACGCCATGGGATTTGACGCGCCATCCAAAATACAGGAAACTGCGCTTCCTACTTTATTGGTTGACCC ACCACAGAACATGATAGCCCAATCACAGTCCGGTACAGGAAAAACCGCCGCTTTCGTTTTGGCCATGTTAAGCCGCACGGATGTTTCGAAAAACTATCCTCACGTAGTCTGCTTGTCTCCTACTTTCGAGCTCGCCATTCAAACAGGAGAGGTAGCCAAGAAAATGGCAAAGTTTTGCCCACACATAAAGATTCGCTACGCTGTCAGAGGCGAAGAAA TTTCAAGAGGTACGCAGATAAATGATCATATACTCATCGGCACTCCTGGCAAACTGTTGGATTGGGGCACAAAATTGCGTTGTTTTGATCTGACGAAAGTTGAGGTCTTTGTTCTCGACGAGGCTGACGTTATGATCGCCACGCAAGGGCATCAAGATCAAAGCATTCGAATTCACAA ATTGTTACCAAAAACGTGCCAGATGATGTTGTTCTCCGCTACTTACGACGAGGATGTTATGAAGTTCGCCGAAATGATAATCAGGAATCCGGTCGTGCTAAA GCTACATCGCGAGCAGCAATCGCTAGACAACATCAAACAGCACTACGTCGTCTGTAAGAGCAAAGAAGACAAATACCGCTCCATATCAAACATTTACGGCGTACTCACTATTGGGCAAGCGATGATCTTTTGCCAT ACAAGGAAAACGGCGTCCTGGCTAGCTGAGACTATGAGTCGAGAAGGACATGCCGTAGCGCTTCTGAGCGGTGAATTGGAAATCGAGCAGAGAATCAACATCATCAATCGATTCCGTGAAGGCAAAGAGAAAGTCCTCATCACCACGAACGTCATGGCCCGCGGCATAGACGTTGAGCAGGTTACAATGGTGGTCAACTTTGACCTTCCTGTAGATCAGAGTGGAAGAGCAGATTGCGAAACTTATCTCCATCGCATTGGTCGAACGGGACGTTTCGGTAAATCTGGTGTAGCCATCAATTTGGTCGACGGTCCTCGTTCGATGCAGGTTCTACAATACATTGAAAACCATTTCA AGCGACCAATTTTAAGATTGGATGCTGAAGACGTCGACGAAATAGAGAAACTCAATAAAGATGATTAA
- the LOC116930839 gene encoding LOW QUALITY PROTEIN: uncharacterized protein LOC116930839 (The sequence of the model RefSeq protein was modified relative to this genomic sequence to represent the inferred CDS: deleted 1 base in 1 codon) yields MVANEIAGSGQVDVFLGGGSRWTTSSTDLRITSTCHTSRLSGVTVGVGSTASAPTTTPPGGDTLNLSQHRYGPDYAADRHRTTAVQGWTDTRPQSADIGPSETDEKGLAQHRSNSSSISRQSNKANQSLEDCGHSAVRGDISCSSDVAQIRISVCSGLLDQSAHGEDLSAPVIETEDERLRSHNIRAGVVNDALDASPDDQQHDDKMPRQSSHYDCGSVTQQHAQWKTQGEGDEGNTVSTSPSGGVIVGGVPLKSALKRPPVARCGGVAGSLQHLQSLRKKARVRFNEALNTFLECDYVIYVDDDEYDLLYHLDAVAAAAAAVQAEAELADPATTATAKEQPQLVNVRSFELQLPETSVTSTCVSHGTITPASSALSTGDAGTLSPPDGYKDAAAFYAAAAALVDLENQHLSGFTDDGVDPWESEDYDDEEAMADEAEAFDNGWVEAQTADESPKIEANRQEQLQQEAASDGSEAADLVVPLPDPPRTGILKGGKLWRGAVNNNNSNDSSQNNSSSASSSSGSTSIGGERGGGEEATLSRHGEKSPAVRFIHLNDAQAGGDSSEEGTNTTAANAGGAGGQSQRSAGHHHNSAFQQLFPRARKLLQELPEAEIQRLTTAARANNAPSSVSSFSSSRAGLTSLSHPTDSGTDTTDAPDLKYEKALRVGEVTEDSEESHPPTGGASAAAAARLGVQYSADYYQMIKRIRSASAAENARHQRRTDATPPTAADSLVERLKWLTTTDVEDDVADDSRVAEEREAADGGSDLEMAAMQLAAYASVPVENVEQSQEADAAEDNQHQQTSSLRSTAEASSGTGEAANPSAALTKSAKSSAGGNEKSTYRKLNELFFRTKSKDKNKDANKSSNAALNRSFSPPPPAEVEPKMKPSKKQQQPHLIHIVGLSGKCSSSSPVSASASSGASGTETLGRIPNVVPTVDHVYRAAVDLVTRNSTTHQLNHPAAMVHSGVVIQGPSSNDSYSLDDIDAALHAQMSANASSSGVATEAMPPQCMYLLPASHRIPEDSRDETGGSRSSGSSGDSGLGLSSHDTSLTGMSDTATDTGCVQDELQAFVRQDATQGRIDRIKKRYSAALEPDEAEDYGFLRRPSVRGIKTRFGSTSEIIQQMQAQLAGPMPAVSAARATGQTHVNWSSYAEQSSIQAEALLDPREKRRSAMMAMSNSVHLPALPEDAGYFHQQHQQLIHNAARAAQTANVMASNRPASVMNIYGSTGDLYQHLRAPVRPVMVRHPPSTSSSAMAGTHPAQLLERTSSVSSVSSAMDASSVYGTIRRQPPQVMHPSYAHPDSISPTRDYAPAVMMQHMQQQHHLQQQQHHQMPLRMTVSTPGAPYATNPQQQQQRPVSQQMTAGSIAYYATAQDYALQQQQFQMQQQHQQHYVYATLPGKRQSPYGVPAPIPISAGSQVVTGAPTVLDPTRYRQVLPPMTSQVTLRPSSALADPRYSLAVHSGHLQPPHPASQQQQQPTASTLKDEREGPEGASSSPGLTHHDVNM; encoded by the exons ATGGTTGCCAACGAAATTGCTGGCTCTGGACAGGTGGATGTCTTCCTCGGAGGCGGTAGCAGGTGGACAACATCATCTACTGACTTAAGAATAACTTCGACGTGCCACACGAGTAGACTGTCGGGCGTAACGGTGGGCGTAGGATCGACGGCGTCGGCGCCAACGACGACGCCACCCGGCGGCGATACGCTCAACTTAAGCCAGCACCGCTACGGACCTGACTACGCGGCGGACAGACATCGCACCACGGCCGTTCAGGGGTGGACGGACACGCGCCCACAGTCGGCCGACATTGGCCCGTCAGAGACGGACGAGAAAGGTCTTGCTCAGCACAGATCCAATAGTTCTTCCATTAGCCGCCAGTCGAACAAGGCGAATCAATCGCTTGAAGATTGCGGCCATAGTGCAGTGCGTGGTGATATCTCTTGTTCCAGCGACGTGGCCCAAATACGGATTAGTGTCTGTAGTGGATTACTTGACCAATCGGCTCATGGCGAGGATTTGAGTGCGCCAGTGATCGAAACGGAGGACGAGCGGCTGCGGAGTCATAACATCCGCGCTGGTGTCGTTAATGATGCCCTGGATGCTTCGCCGGACGACCAGCAGCACGACGACAAGATGCCGCGCCAGTCATCGCATTACGATTGCGGCTCGGTTACGCAACAACACGCACAATGGAAGACGCAGGGAGAAGGTGACGAAGGCAACACGGTTTCTACATCGCCTTCCGGCGGAGTGATCGTTGGAGGCGTACCGCTGAAATCGGCACTTAAAAGGCCTCCCGTTGCACGTTGTGGCGGAGTGGCCGGATCGTTGCAGCATCTGCAGTCGTTGCGCAAAAAGGCTCGCGTCCGATTTAACGAGGCGCTCAACACTTTCCTCGAGTGCGATTACGTCATTTACGTGGACGACGACGAGTATGACCTCTTGTACCATTTGGATGCGGTTGCGGCAGCTGCCGCCGCTGTTCAAGCCGAAGCTGAATTAGCGGATCCGGCCACCACGGCAACTGCGAAGGAACAGCCTCAATTAGTCAACGTTCGCTCGTTTGAACTTCAGTTGCCCGAGACGTCAGTGACGTCGACTTGTGTCAGTCATGGGACCATCACGCCCGCGTCTTCCGCCCTTTCCACTGGGGATGCTGGAACGTTAAGTCCGCCCGATGGTTACAAGGATGCAGCCGCATTTTACGCCGCTGCTGCCGCCTTGGTCGATCTGGAAAACCAACATCTTTCCG GCTTCACCGACGATGGCGTAGATCCATGGGAGTCTGAAGACTACGATGATGAAGAGGCTATGGCTGACGAGGCGGAAGCGTTCGACAACGGCTGGGTGGAAGCTCAGACGGCGGATGAATCGCCAAAAATCGAAGCAAATCGGCAAGAGCAACTACAACAAGAGGCAGCCAGTGATGGAAGTGAAGCTGCAGATTTGGTCGTCCCTTTGCCAGATCCGCCACGTACGGGCATTCTCAAAGGAGGCAAATTATGGCGAGGAGCCGTcaataacaacaacagcaacgaCAGTAGTCAGAACAACAGCTCTTCAGCGTCCTCTTCGAGCGGCTCAACGTCCATTGGAGGAGAACGAGGAGGTGGAGAAGAGGCCACTTTATCACGTCACGGTGAAAAATCGCCAGCTGTCCGTTTCATCCATCTGAACGACGCTCAGGCTGGAGGAGACTCGTCGGAAGAAGGAACCAACACGACTGCAGCAAACGCCGGTGGCGCTGGCGGCCAGTCGCAAAGAAGCGCTGGACATCATCACAATTCGGCCTTCCAGCAGCTGTTCCCACGAGCTAGAAAGCTTCTCCAAGAATTGCCCGAAGCCGAAATCCAGCGGTTGACCACAGCCGCTCGAGCCAATAATGCTCCGTCGTCCGTCTCGTCGTTCTCCTCATCCAGGGCCGGCCTCACGTCTCTTAGCCATCCGACCGACTCCGGCACCGACACTACCGACGCACCCGACCTCAA GTACGAAAAGGCTTTACGTGTTGGCGAAGTGACAGAAGACTCGGAGGAAAGCCATCCGCCAACTGGAGGAGCGTCCGCTGCTGCCGCCGCCAGATTAGGGGTGCAATATTCTGCGGATTACTACCAAATGATCAAGCGGATCCGATCGGCGTCTGCCGCTGAAAATGCCAGACATCAACGAAGAACGGATGCCACTCCGCCGACGGCTGCGGATTCTCTTGTCGAACGGCTCAAATGGCTGACGACGACGGATGTCGAGGACGACGTGGCCGATGATTCGCGCGTTGCAGAGGAGAGGGAAGCGGCCGACGGCGGAAGCGATCTGGAAATGGCGGCCATGCAACTGGCGGCCTACGCTTCCGTTCCGGTCGAGAATGTGGAACAGAGCCAGGAGGCGGATGCCGCCGAAGACAATCAACACCAACAGACATCGTCTCTAAGGTCAACAGCAGAAGCGTCTTCCGGAACTGGTGAAGCGGCCAACCCTTCGGCCGCTTTAACCAAATCCGCCAAATCCAGTGCGGGCGGCAATGAAAAGAGCACGTACAGAAAACTGAACGAGCTCTTCTTCCGGACGAAATCGAAGGACAAGAATAAAGACGCTAATAAATCATCGAATGCGGCACTGAATCGCAGTTTCTCTCCTCCACCTCCGGCGGAAGTGGAGCCAAAGATGAAACCGTCCAAGAAACAACAGCAACCGCACCTCATTCACATTGTTGGATTGTCGGGCAAATGCTCTTCCTCCTCCCCCGTGTCGGCCAGTGCCTCTTCCGGCGCCTCCGGAACAGAGACGCTAGGCCGGATACCCAACGTCGTTCCAACGGTGGATCACGTTTACCGGGCGGCCGTCGATTTGGTCACGCGCAATTCTACCACCCACCAGTTAAATCATCCCGCCGCGATGGTCCATTCCGGCGTCGTCATCCAGGGCCCTTCCAGCAACGATTCCTACAGTCTGGATGACATTGATGCCGCACTCCATGCTCAAATGTCCGCTAACGCTTCTTCCTCCGGCGTGGCGACGGAAGCGATGCCCCCTCAGTGTATGTATTTGTTGCCGGCCAGCCATCGAATTCCGGAAGACTCCCGCGACGAGACGGGCGGATCGCGGAGTTCGGGCAGCTCAGGCGACAGCGGATTGGGTTTGAGCTCGCACGATACTAGTCTGACCGGAATGTCCGACACGGCAACGGACACCGGATGCGTCCAGGACGAGCTTCAAGCGTTTGTCCGGCAGGACGCGACTCAAGGCCGGATCGATCGCATTAAGAAACGCTACAGCGCCGCCCTGGAGCCGGACGAGGCGGAGGATTACGGTTTCTTGAGGAGACCGTCGGTGCGCGGAATCAAGACGAGGTTCGGATCCACTTCGGAGATAATCCAGCAAATGCAGGCTCAATTGGCCGGCCCTATGCCTGCAGTTTCGGCCGCTAGAGCGACGGGACAGACGCACGTCAACTGGTCATCGTATGCGGAACAGAGTTCCATCCAGGCGGAAGCTTTGCTGGATCCTCGCGAGAAACGGAGATCGGCCATGATGGCCATGTCCAATTCGGTTCATCTTCCAGCTCTTCCCGAAGATGCCGGCTACTTCCATCAACAGCATCAGCAGCTGATACACAACGCCGCAAGGGCCGCCCAGACGGCCAATGTGATGGCATCCAATCGACCGGCTTCCGTCATGAACATTTACGGTTCAACGGGCGACTTGTACCAGCACCTGAGGGCTCCTGTGAGGCCCGTCATGGTCCGCCATCCTCCATCCACGTCTTCCTCCGCCATGGCTGGAACTCATCCAGCCCAACTGCTCGAGAGAACGTCCTCTGTTTCTTCCGTATCTTCCGCTATGGATGCCAGTTCTGTTTACGGCACGATT CGCAGGCAGCCGCCTCAAGTGATGCATCCATCGTACGCTCATCCGGATTCTATATCGCCCACTCGAGATTACGCCCCGGCCGTCATGATGCAGCACATGCAACAACAGCATCACctccagcagcaacagcatcACCAGATGCCCCTGCGGATGACCGTCTCCACACCCGGTGCACCTTACGCGACTAAtccgcaacaacaacaacaacgacccGTCTCTCAGCAGATGACGGCCGGATCGATCGCCTATTATGCCACTGCCCAAGATTACGCGTTACAACAGCAACAGTTCCAGATGcagcaacaacatcaacaacattACGTTTACGCCACGCTTCCGGGTAAACGCCAATCGCCCTATGGAGTTCCGGCTCCTATTCCCATCTCTGCCGGCTCTCAGGTGGTCACCGGTGCTCCGACTGTGCTGGATCCGACTCGCTATCGCCAAGTCTTGCCGCCCATGACGTCCCAGGTGACCCTCAGGCCGTCATCCGCATTGGCAGACCCTCGCTATTCGTTGGCCGTCCACAGTGGTCACCTCCAACCTCCTCATCCTGCttcgcaacaacaacaacaaccgaCAGCTTCGACGTTGAAAGATGAACGCGAAGGCCCGGAAGGCGCTAGCTCTTCGCCAGGTTTGACGCACCACGACGTCAATATGTAa
- the LOC116930892 gene encoding partner of bursicon isoform X2 → MSDSRPVKYRRWWTPVSCAVAFQRKCNCCPQSHKVSKGANEVPATYQNDRDRPLQASVLNRQQLYEQQQKLSNNNNIMFWYVLIILLGAGSTREAFATKSNMMVASCETLPSTIHITKEEYTDAGILSRTCEGDVSVAKCEGSCSSQVQPSVVHPSGFLKECMCCRESFLRERVVTLSHCYDSNGNRLTGKKSSLDVKMREPADCKCFRCGDSME, encoded by the exons ATGTCCGACAGCCGGCCTGTCAAATATAGGCGATGGTGGACACCCGTGTCATGTGCAGTAGCTTTCCAAc GTAAATGCAATTGCTGCCCGCAGAGCCACAAAGTATCAAAGGGCGCTAATGAAGTGCCAGCCACATATCAAAACGACCGCGACCGTCCGTTGCAGGCGTCAGTATTGAACCGACAGCAATTGTACGAACAACAGCAGAAActaagtaataataataatatcatGTTCTGGTACGTCTTGATCATCCTGTTGGGTGCCGGTTCGACTCGAGAGGCGTTTGCCACCAAGTCGAATATGATGGTTGCCAGTTGCGAGACACTCCCGTCAACTATTCACATAACAAAAG AGGAGTATACCGATGCAGGGATTCTATCCAGGACTTGCGAAGGCGATGTAAGCGTCGCTAAATGCGAAGGATCTTGTTCTTCTCAAGTCCAGCCTTCCGTTGTTCATCCTTCTGGATTTTTAAAG GAATGCATGTGTTGCCGTGAATCGTTTCTGAGGGAGCGAGTCGTCACCCTGAGCCATTGCTACGATAGTAATGGTAACCGCTTAACCGGGAAGAAGTCTTCTTTGGATGTTAAAATGCGTGAACCCGCCGACTGCAAATGTTTCCGATGCGGTGATTCGATGGAGTAA
- the LOC116930892 gene encoding partner of bursicon isoform X3, whose protein sequence is MSHKVSKGANEVPATYQNDRDRPLQASVLNRQQLYEQQQKLSNNNNIMFWYVLIILLGAGSTREAFATKSNMMVASCETLPSTIHITKEEYTDAGILSRTCEGDVSVAKCEGSCSSQVQPSVVHPSGFLKECMCCRESFLRERVVTLSHCYDSNGNRLTGKKSSLDVKMREPADCKCFRCGDSME, encoded by the exons ATG AGCCACAAAGTATCAAAGGGCGCTAATGAAGTGCCAGCCACATATCAAAACGACCGCGACCGTCCGTTGCAGGCGTCAGTATTGAACCGACAGCAATTGTACGAACAACAGCAGAAActaagtaataataataatatcatGTTCTGGTACGTCTTGATCATCCTGTTGGGTGCCGGTTCGACTCGAGAGGCGTTTGCCACCAAGTCGAATATGATGGTTGCCAGTTGCGAGACACTCCCGTCAACTATTCACATAACAAAAG AGGAGTATACCGATGCAGGGATTCTATCCAGGACTTGCGAAGGCGATGTAAGCGTCGCTAAATGCGAAGGATCTTGTTCTTCTCAAGTCCAGCCTTCCGTTGTTCATCCTTCTGGATTTTTAAAG GAATGCATGTGTTGCCGTGAATCGTTTCTGAGGGAGCGAGTCGTCACCCTGAGCCATTGCTACGATAGTAATGGTAACCGCTTAACCGGGAAGAAGTCTTCTTTGGATGTTAAAATGCGTGAACCCGCCGACTGCAAATGTTTCCGATGCGGTGATTCGATGGAGTAA
- the LOC116930897 gene encoding bursicon — protein sequence TNTANDVNTHKKCRLSHTTNRQHRRPNIVAETTVLPFLLASITLVILGLVSDVRADECHLTPVIHVLQYPGCIPKPIPSFACTGKCTSYVQVSGSKLWQTERSCMCCQESGEREATVSLLCPKAAPGEPKLRRVVTRAPVDCMCRPCTAVEESAVMPQEIARFLDDGSFPFKI from the exons ACAAACACTGCAAACGACgtaaacacacacaaaaaatgtcGTCTTTCACATACAACAAACAGGCAACATCGACGACCAAACATAGTAGCAGAAACAACGGTTTTACCGTTTTTGCTGGCCAGCATCACGCTCGTGATTTTGGGACTCGTCTCTGACGTTCGAGCTGACGAATGTCATTTGACTCCAGTGATTCACGTTCTACAGTATCCTGGCTGCATCCCGAAACCGATTCCTTCGTTCGCTTGCACTGGCAAATGCACCAGCTACGTCcag GTTTCCGGATCGAAACTGTGGCAAACGGAGCGTTCGTGCATGTGTTGCCAAGAGTCAGGTGAGCGTGAAGCCACCGTCTCCCTGCTGTGTCCGAAAGCCGCACCTGGAGAACCCAAACTGCGACGG gtCGTGACTCGGGCGCCGGTCGACTGCATGTGTAGACCGTGTACAGCCGTCGAAGAAAGCGCCGTCATGCCACAAGAGATAGCCCGTTTCCTCGATGATGGATCTTTCCCTttcaaaatctaa
- the LOC116930892 gene encoding partner of bursicon isoform X1, whose protein sequence is MSDSRPVKYRRWWTPVSCAVAFQPPLARYGKCNCCPQSHKVSKGANEVPATYQNDRDRPLQASVLNRQQLYEQQQKLSNNNNIMFWYVLIILLGAGSTREAFATKSNMMVASCETLPSTIHITKEEYTDAGILSRTCEGDVSVAKCEGSCSSQVQPSVVHPSGFLKECMCCRESFLRERVVTLSHCYDSNGNRLTGKKSSLDVKMREPADCKCFRCGDSME, encoded by the exons ATGTCCGACAGCCGGCCTGTCAAATATAGGCGATGGTGGACACCCGTGTCATGTGCAGTAGCTTTCCAAc CCCCACTGGCCAGATATG GTAAATGCAATTGCTGCCCGCAGAGCCACAAAGTATCAAAGGGCGCTAATGAAGTGCCAGCCACATATCAAAACGACCGCGACCGTCCGTTGCAGGCGTCAGTATTGAACCGACAGCAATTGTACGAACAACAGCAGAAActaagtaataataataatatcatGTTCTGGTACGTCTTGATCATCCTGTTGGGTGCCGGTTCGACTCGAGAGGCGTTTGCCACCAAGTCGAATATGATGGTTGCCAGTTGCGAGACACTCCCGTCAACTATTCACATAACAAAAG AGGAGTATACCGATGCAGGGATTCTATCCAGGACTTGCGAAGGCGATGTAAGCGTCGCTAAATGCGAAGGATCTTGTTCTTCTCAAGTCCAGCCTTCCGTTGTTCATCCTTCTGGATTTTTAAAG GAATGCATGTGTTGCCGTGAATCGTTTCTGAGGGAGCGAGTCGTCACCCTGAGCCATTGCTACGATAGTAATGGTAACCGCTTAACCGGGAAGAAGTCTTCTTTGGATGTTAAAATGCGTGAACCCGCCGACTGCAAATGTTTCCGATGCGGTGATTCGATGGAGTAA